The DNA segment ATTCGCAGTCGCGGGACTCGTTCGACTTTCCCGTCGAGTACATGTTCAAGAACGTGCCCAAGGAGCTCTACGGGACCGAGAACCCGATCGACGTGACGCTCCACGAGATGGACCGCTTCGGCGTCGAGAGGGGGCTGATCGGCGTGGGCGGCGACGTCTCGGCTAAGGCCTTGAAGGACCACCCGGATCGCTTCATCGCGAGCGGCTCCGTCGACCCGAACGAGGGCATGGACGGCATCCGCAAGATGGTCCAGCAGTACGAGGAATTCGGGGTCCGCGCGTTCGGCGCCTTCCCCGCCGGCTGCAACCCGCAGGTCGCGATCGATGCGCCGCAGTTCTATCCGATCTACGCGAAGTGCGTGGAGCTCGGCGTCCCGATCTTCGTCTGCGCCGGCGTGCCCGGACCGCGCTTCCCGATGGACTGCCAGCACGTCGAAAAGATCGACCGCGTCATGTACGACTTCCCCGAGCTCGTCTTCGTGACGCGCCACGGCTGCGAGCCGTGGGAGAAGCTCGCCATGAAGCTGATGCTCAAGTGGCCGAACCTCTACTACTCGACGTCCGCGTTCGCGCCCAAGCACTACCCGGACGAGATCGTGAACTACGCGAACACCCGCGGCGCGGACAAGATCATCTACGCCGGCTACTTCCCGATGGGCCTCTCCCTCGAGCGGATCATGACGGACATGCCGAGCGTGCCCTTCCGCGATCACGTGTGGCCGAAGTTCCTCCGAGAGAACGCCGCGAAGGTGCTGAAGCTCGACCAGTAGACGAGTCGCTCCGTCTTTCTTCACGCCCCCGCCCTACGCGATCCGCCCCGAGAATCCATGGACCGAACCGAACCCGACTACGACGCCCTCGAAGGCGCCGTCGGCGCCGTGCGCCGCCTGATCACCCATCTCCGCAAGACGACGGCCGATCCCGACGTGCTGCGCCGGATCGAGAAGGAGGCGAACGGCTTCGCCGACGAGCTGGCGCCCTTCGACCACGCCGGACCGTTTCAGCAGCGGAAGCTGATCCTCCGGGACGACGAAGACGGCAAGACCCCGCCGGAGACGAAGGACGCCGCCGAGTACTTCCCCTACAGCCCGGTCGTCGGCCCCCTCAATCCGATCGCCCCGAAGATCGAGTTCGAGCTCGTCGGCCGCGAGTACCACGCGACCCACGTCTTCGAGCCCCAGTACAACGGTCCGCCGACCGCCGTCCACGGCGGCGTCGTGGCCCTCGTCTTCGACGAGCTGCTCGGCGCCCTCGGCGCGATCCTCGAGGTCGGCGGCTTCACCGGCACGCTCGAGGTCGTCTACCGCTCGCTCACCCCGCTCCACCAGCCCGTGCGCATGCGCAGCTGGATCGACGGGGAGGAAGGCGTGAAGACCTTCATCAAGGGCACGATGCACACGACGGACCCGGACGGGACGGAGCGGCTGTGCGCCGAGGCGAAGGGCATCTTCATCCGCCCGAAGACCTCGTTCCTCGAGCACGCCCTCGCCCGCAGCAGCGCCGCGAAGGGCTAGACCCGCCCGGAGCCCACCGGGCGATTCGTCAGGAGCTCGCCGGCTCCGCGACCGTGAGCGCGCCCCACAGGTTGCGCCACGAAATGAGCCGGACGTAGCGCATCGGGCCGGGCTCGAAGCCCTTCTCTTCGAGGACCCCCGCGACGCCGGGCATGTGCATCGCGCCCCAGGGTACGACGACCACGCGATGCGTCTCGAGCTCGCGACCGATCGTGCGGAGC comes from the bacterium genome and includes:
- a CDS encoding amidohydrolase family protein; translated protein: MPMPSDIPIIDCMIGFPANDFSQYEFIRKQLKDSQSRDSFDFPVEYMFKNVPKELYGTENPIDVTLHEMDRFGVERGLIGVGGDVSAKALKDHPDRFIASGSVDPNEGMDGIRKMVQQYEEFGVRAFGAFPAGCNPQVAIDAPQFYPIYAKCVELGVPIFVCAGVPGPRFPMDCQHVEKIDRVMYDFPELVFVTRHGCEPWEKLAMKLMLKWPNLYYSTSAFAPKHYPDEIVNYANTRGADKIIYAGYFPMGLSLERIMTDMPSVPFRDHVWPKFLRENAAKVLKLDQ
- a CDS encoding PaaI family thioesterase, whose product is MDRTEPDYDALEGAVGAVRRLITHLRKTTADPDVLRRIEKEANGFADELAPFDHAGPFQQRKLILRDDEDGKTPPETKDAAEYFPYSPVVGPLNPIAPKIEFELVGREYHATHVFEPQYNGPPTAVHGGVVALVFDELLGALGAILEVGGFTGTLEVVYRSLTPLHQPVRMRSWIDGEEGVKTFIKGTMHTTDPDGTERLCAEAKGIFIRPKTSFLEHALARSSAAKG